A window from Cryobacterium sp. SO1 encodes these proteins:
- a CDS encoding MBL fold metallo-hydrolase: MRARIEHLVTEGSFDLDGGSWALENNVWIVGDDTECVVIDAAHNAEAILAAVGDRTLLGILSTHAHNDHIGAAGAVSAATGAPVYLHPDDRMLWDVVYPDAAPGRDLAGGQRLAVAGIELQVIHTPGHSPGSVCFSAPDLRTLFSGDTLFHGGPGATGRSYSDFPTIIESITGKLLTLPADTVVNTGHGESSTIGAEAPDLPAWLARGH; encoded by the coding sequence ATGCGTGCGCGCATCGAGCACCTCGTCACCGAGGGCAGCTTCGACCTCGACGGCGGCAGCTGGGCGTTGGAGAACAACGTCTGGATCGTCGGCGATGACACCGAGTGCGTCGTCATCGACGCCGCCCACAACGCCGAGGCGATCCTCGCGGCGGTCGGCGACCGCACGCTGCTGGGCATCCTCAGCACGCACGCGCACAACGACCACATCGGCGCCGCCGGCGCCGTCTCGGCCGCCACGGGCGCGCCGGTCTACCTGCATCCGGACGACCGGATGCTCTGGGACGTCGTCTACCCCGACGCCGCGCCGGGCCGTGACCTCGCCGGCGGGCAGCGCCTCGCCGTCGCCGGGATCGAACTGCAGGTGATCCACACCCCGGGGCACTCCCCCGGCTCGGTCTGCTTCAGCGCGCCCGACTTACGCACCCTTTTCAGCGGCGACACGCTGTTCCACGGCGGGCCGGGTGCCACCGGACGCTCGTACAGCGACTTCCCCACCATCATCGAGTCGATCACGGGCAAGCTGCTCACCCTGCCGGCCGACACCGTCGTGAACACCGGGCACGGCGAGTCCAGCACCATCGGCGCCGAGGCTCCCGACCTGCCGGCCTGGCTCGCCCGCGGGCACTGA
- a CDS encoding S-(hydroxymethyl)mycothiol dehydrogenase, translated as MPITVTGAIARSKGAPVELTDIVIPDPGPGEVIVDIETCGVCHTDFHYKEGGINDDFPFLLGHEATGRVSVIGDGVTHVAVGDFVVLNWRAVCGDCRACRRAEPWYCFNTFNATQKMTLVDGTELSPALGIGAFAEKTLVHERQCTKVNPDADPAAVGLLGCGIMAGIGAAMNTGNVTPGNSVAVIGCGGVGDAAIVGAKLAGASSIIAIDRDAKKLTKATEFGATHTIDSSSLDEDGVVAAVQALTGGFGADVVIDAVGRPETWRQAFYARDLAGTVVLVGVPTPEMMLEIPLLDVFGRGGSLKSSWYGDCLPERDFPMLTELYLQGRLPLGDFVSERISIDEIEAAFATMAAGDVLRSVVVL; from the coding sequence ATGCCCATCACCGTCACAGGCGCGATCGCCCGCTCGAAGGGGGCTCCCGTCGAGCTCACCGACATCGTCATCCCCGACCCGGGGCCCGGCGAGGTCATCGTCGACATCGAGACCTGCGGTGTCTGTCACACCGACTTCCACTACAAAGAGGGCGGCATCAACGATGACTTCCCGTTCCTGCTCGGCCACGAGGCCACCGGCCGGGTCAGCGTGATCGGTGACGGCGTCACCCATGTGGCCGTCGGCGACTTCGTCGTGCTCAACTGGCGCGCCGTCTGCGGCGACTGCCGCGCCTGCCGGCGTGCCGAGCCCTGGTACTGCTTCAACACCTTCAACGCGACTCAGAAGATGACCCTGGTCGACGGCACCGAGCTCAGCCCGGCGCTGGGTATCGGCGCGTTCGCCGAGAAGACCCTGGTGCACGAGCGCCAGTGCACCAAGGTGAACCCGGACGCCGACCCGGCCGCCGTCGGACTGCTCGGCTGCGGCATCATGGCCGGCATCGGCGCCGCCATGAACACCGGCAACGTCACGCCGGGCAACTCCGTGGCCGTGATCGGCTGTGGCGGTGTGGGCGACGCTGCGATTGTCGGCGCCAAGCTGGCCGGCGCGAGCAGCATCATCGCCATCGACCGGGACGCCAAGAAGCTGACCAAGGCCACCGAGTTCGGCGCCACGCACACCATCGACTCGTCGAGCCTCGACGAAGACGGCGTTGTGGCGGCGGTGCAGGCACTCACCGGCGGCTTCGGCGCCGATGTCGTGATCGACGCGGTCGGCCGCCCGGAGACCTGGCGGCAGGCGTTCTACGCGCGCGACCTGGCCGGCACCGTGGTGCTTGTCGGGGTGCCGACGCCCGAGATGATGCTGGAGATCCCGCTGCTGGATGTGTTCGGGCGCGGTGGCTCGCTCAAGAGCTCCTGGTACGGCGATTGCCTCCCCGAGCGGGACTTCCCGATGCTCACCGAGCTGTACCTGCAGGGCCGGTTGCCGCTGGGCGATTTCGTCAGCGAACGCATCAGCATCGACGAGATCGAGGCGGCGTTCGCCACGATGGCGGCCGGCGACGTGCTGCGTTCGGTGGTGGTGCTGTAA
- a CDS encoding PHP domain-containing protein, whose translation MDAVDALSEIAFWLERDLAPTFKVQAFRRAATLISDLDPAELADRVHDGRLRAMKGIGDRTAEVIGQSLSGLPDYLDNLRRRGAEPLAAGGVELRDALRGDLHSHSDWSDGTTSIELMRKAARLLGREYLALTDHSPTLTVAHGLTADRLEEQLGVVADLNADPPDGVRLLSGIEVDILENGRLDQSPALLARLDLVVASAHSKLRVDSITMTQRMLAGIRDPHTNVLGHCTGRLVTGSRGTRPPSAFDAERVFAACAENDVAVEINSRPERQDPPADLITLALEAGCLFTIDSDAHAPGHLDFLAYGAERAAAAGVPPERIVTTWPVQKLLAWSRAGR comes from the coding sequence ATGGATGCCGTCGACGCCCTCTCCGAGATCGCCTTCTGGCTGGAGCGCGACCTCGCCCCGACCTTCAAGGTGCAGGCGTTCCGGCGGGCCGCCACCCTGATAAGCGACCTCGACCCCGCGGAACTGGCCGATCGGGTGCATGACGGCCGGCTCCGGGCGATGAAAGGAATCGGCGACCGTACGGCGGAGGTGATCGGGCAGTCGCTGTCCGGCCTGCCCGACTATCTCGACAACCTGCGCCGGCGCGGCGCCGAACCCCTCGCCGCCGGCGGTGTCGAGCTGCGCGACGCGCTCCGTGGCGACCTGCACAGCCACAGCGACTGGTCGGACGGCACCACGTCGATCGAGCTGATGCGCAAAGCGGCCCGGCTGCTCGGCCGGGAGTACCTGGCGCTGACCGACCATTCCCCCACTCTCACCGTCGCGCACGGTCTCACCGCCGACCGGCTGGAGGAGCAGCTCGGCGTCGTCGCCGACCTCAACGCGGACCCGCCCGATGGGGTGCGGCTACTCTCTGGCATCGAGGTCGACATCCTCGAGAATGGGCGGCTCGACCAGTCCCCCGCGCTGCTGGCCCGGCTCGACCTGGTCGTTGCCAGCGCGCACTCCAAGCTCCGCGTCGACTCGATCACCATGACCCAGCGGATGCTCGCCGGCATCCGTGACCCGCACACCAACGTGCTCGGCCACTGCACCGGGCGGCTCGTGACCGGGTCGCGCGGCACCCGGCCACCGTCGGCCTTCGACGCCGAGCGGGTGTTCGCCGCCTGCGCCGAGAATGACGTGGCTGTCGAGATCAACTCCAGGCCGGAGCGGCAGGACCCGCCGGCCGACCTGATCACGCTCGCGCTGGAGGCCGGCTGCCTGTTCACTATCGACTCCGACGCGCACGCGCCAGGCCACCTCGACTTCCTGGCCTACGGCGCCGAACGTGCCGCCGCAGCCGGGGTACCCCCGGAACGAATCGTGACAACCTGGCCGGTCCAGAAGCTGCTGGCCTGGTCGCGCGCCGGCCGCTGA
- a CDS encoding DUF2461 domain-containing protein: MGPHFSEQAFDFLEELEHRNNRDWFEEHRSLYETELKARMLEVIDAINLRLDAFAPDYRRPAPKAMLRIYRDVRFSNDKTPYKTHLAANWPRQGLEKTSGAGFFLQVGVHGVMVAAGAYSPGAPQLHAIREYLLDHHDEMRSLLAAPPVVRLAEPLEGRPLLRAPKGFPAEHPAADLLRVRSWALFARLPGDAALTDGFVDAVVARFEALAPLVDFLNIPLATVTPLEREAAAGRRRA, translated from the coding sequence GTGGGCCCCCATTTCAGCGAGCAGGCATTCGATTTTCTCGAGGAGCTTGAGCACCGCAACAACCGTGACTGGTTCGAGGAGCACCGGAGTCTATACGAGACCGAGCTGAAGGCCCGGATGCTCGAGGTGATCGACGCGATCAACCTCCGTCTGGACGCTTTCGCGCCCGACTATCGGCGTCCGGCGCCGAAGGCGATGTTACGGATCTACCGTGATGTGCGGTTCTCGAACGACAAAACCCCGTACAAAACCCATCTGGCGGCGAACTGGCCCCGGCAGGGGCTGGAGAAGACCAGCGGGGCCGGGTTCTTCCTGCAGGTGGGGGTGCACGGCGTGATGGTCGCCGCCGGCGCCTATTCGCCGGGTGCGCCGCAATTGCACGCGATCCGCGAGTATCTGCTCGACCACCACGACGAGATGCGCAGCCTGCTCGCTGCGCCGCCCGTGGTGCGGTTGGCGGAGCCGCTGGAGGGCCGGCCGCTCCTCCGTGCGCCCAAGGGGTTTCCCGCCGAGCATCCAGCCGCCGACCTGCTGCGGGTTCGCAGCTGGGCGCTGTTCGCCCGCTTGCCCGGGGACGCCGCGCTCACCGACGGTTTCGTCGACGCCGTCGTCGCACGGTTCGAGGCGCTGGCCCCGCTGGTCGACTTCCTCAACATTCCGTTGGCGACCGTCACCCCGTTGGAGCGGGAGGCCGCCGCCGGCCGCCGCCGTGCCTGA
- a CDS encoding DUF1761 domain-containing protein, with amino-acid sequence MATLAAFVAGAIWFGPKTFFPLRRKLVGEGPTEEPGATGNMAVVFGATFVAAFVQAIAVASVIHSRSSPCSGPSSCSERVPRRTVPRAHPCRPSVGYAGNGCSVQKSAGSRPGTRHCVTWGRDSRCRIRRVPAGPGDAARLESGSTSQTRSP; translated from the coding sequence GTGGCCACGCTGGCCGCCTTCGTCGCTGGGGCGATCTGGTTCGGGCCGAAGACCTTCTTTCCGCTCAGGCGGAAGCTCGTGGGCGAGGGGCCGACGGAGGAACCGGGTGCGACCGGCAACATGGCGGTGGTCTTCGGAGCGACATTCGTCGCCGCGTTCGTGCAGGCCATCGCGGTGGCCTCCGTCATCCACTCCCGCTCTTCTCCGTGTTCGGGCCCGAGCTCGTGCAGCGAGAGAGTCCCTCGGCGGACAGTCCCGCGGGCGCACCCCTGTCGGCCGAGCGTGGGCTACGCGGGTAACGGATGCTCAGTTCAGAAATCAGCCGGAAGCCGGCCCGGTACCCGCCATTGCGTCACCTGGGGGCGGGACTCGCGGTGCCGGATCCGACGGGTCCCGGCAGGTCCAGGTGACGCTGCCCGGCTGGAGTCGGGGTCGACGAGCCAAACGAGGTCTCCTTGA
- a CDS encoding toxin-antitoxin system YwqK family antitoxin, with the protein MPTPRVGVPVSRLDRFPDGSVRANGFELDGKLHGHWEWFRLDGSLMRSGEFDLGHQVGMWRTWDRAGRLVKETSFGSSTPTPAGQRHLDLPGPVGSGTASPAPR; encoded by the coding sequence GTGCCCACTCCTCGCGTCGGCGTTCCGGTTTCGCGTCTCGACCGTTTCCCGGACGGGTCGGTGAGGGCCAATGGGTTCGAACTCGACGGCAAACTCCACGGGCACTGGGAGTGGTTCCGCCTGGACGGTTCGCTGATGCGCTCCGGAGAGTTCGACCTGGGGCATCAGGTGGGAATGTGGCGCACCTGGGACCGCGCCGGACGACTGGTCAAGGAGACCTCGTTTGGCTCGTCGACCCCGACTCCAGCCGGGCAGCGTCACCTGGACCTGCCGGGACCCGTCGGATCCGGCACCGCGAGTCCCGCCCCCAGGTGA
- a CDS encoding ABC transporter ATP-binding protein: MTESHSTGDAAVAAQALRKTYGRGESAVAALADVSVDFPHGQFAAVMGPSGSGKSTLMHCLAGLDTVSSGTVWIDGIPITGLRDRGLTRLRREKIGFVFQAYNLVPTLTARQNIVLPLALARRRVDRAWFDEVVQTLGLTGRLKHRPHELSGGQQQRVAVARALLGRPAVIFADEPTGNLDSVAGAEVLALLRTSVDQWGQTVIMVTHDAVAAAYSDRVVLLGDGRLAGELHAPTVDSVLSALHGVAVHGAALPGAEVPDVALPGPTL, translated from the coding sequence ATGACCGAATCTCACAGCACCGGTGACGCCGCAGTGGCGGCACAGGCGCTTCGCAAGACCTACGGTCGAGGGGAATCGGCGGTCGCCGCGCTCGCCGACGTCTCTGTGGACTTTCCCCACGGCCAGTTCGCCGCCGTGATGGGACCGTCGGGGTCGGGCAAATCCACCCTGATGCACTGCCTGGCCGGGCTTGACACCGTCAGCAGCGGCACCGTCTGGATCGACGGAATCCCGATCACCGGGTTGCGTGATCGCGGGCTCACCAGGCTCCGCCGGGAGAAGATCGGGTTCGTCTTCCAGGCCTACAACCTCGTGCCCACCCTCACGGCCAGGCAGAACATCGTTCTTCCCCTGGCGTTGGCACGGCGCCGGGTGGACCGGGCCTGGTTCGACGAGGTCGTGCAGACCCTTGGGCTCACCGGCCGACTGAAACACCGCCCGCATGAGTTGTCCGGCGGGCAGCAGCAGCGGGTGGCGGTGGCGCGGGCGCTGCTCGGCCGGCCGGCCGTGATCTTCGCCGACGAGCCCACCGGCAATCTCGACTCCGTGGCCGGCGCCGAGGTGCTCGCGCTGCTGCGCACAAGCGTGGACCAGTGGGGCCAGACGGTGATCATGGTCACCCATGACGCCGTGGCGGCCGCGTACTCCGACCGCGTCGTGCTCCTCGGCGACGGGCGTCTCGCAGGCGAGTTGCACGCCCCGACGGTCGACTCCGTGCTCTCGGCGCTGCACGGTGTGGCGGTGCACGGTGCGGCGCTGCCCGGTGCGGAGGTGCCCGATGTGGCGCTGCCCGGTCCGACCCTGTGA
- a CDS encoding FtsX-like permease family protein, with product MITVLFAGLRATLARLLATGLAVALSVGFVVATLTLSATFTRTTEDSLAASMARADVLVTQTVAELASSDPRTSSDVLITLLPEVRAAPGVTGADVERLAYVDLRFGETRSVAQIGAVLDESVRWQTLTSGRWPQTPTETTIDQATAESLPAAEGDSLTVAAVGSGVSPTAVTVVGITAQQAAGVGSGGPTLLMQAKALNDPALFSLSTSILVAGDDADAVAASVSDVVAGASGILVQTRTEAVDDQTAQLSGSATVLTSILMAFAAIALFVASIVIANTFQVLVSQRTRELALLRCVGAGAGQVRRLILGEALLLGLVASALGVGIGVAGAGMLAELSRDGASGVHLGRLLIDPALLSVGFGIGVLLTVGSALSPAHRATRVRPVAALRAVAAPAGVRQGVIGAVVALALVGLGGTGLYLGATRSGLTLAVVSGVVSFLGILLASALFIPWIVRLVGSTIGWTSVPARLAARNATRNPARTASTAAALLVGVTLVTMMVVGVTSVRTSIGDKIDEKRPVDLTVQSVDPVGMTAEQIDGISAMPDVQDATSVASAQLTITPAGGAFVVLPARGLDSVEAQRVARSPVLLPEDGQLLLNPADAGAMQDGENVTVTGDAGSAELTVAFAATAPRKQATLTKTDLLGLVVTPVTGQVQLRLGDGITSSQVQELSSDILSVSETFTVGGGAPERTYYEQILDVMLLIVLALLTMAVVIACVGVANTMALSVYERRRESALLRALGLTRGQLRTTLGIEATLITVVAAACGVGLGVLYAWAGLSAVALQAQKLALTVHLPWTQLGIVLLGALVAGLLATVVPASAAARRSPVESLSYE from the coding sequence GTGATCACCGTCCTTTTCGCCGGCCTGCGCGCCACGCTGGCCCGGCTGCTGGCGACGGGACTGGCGGTGGCGCTCTCGGTGGGTTTCGTTGTCGCGACGCTGACCCTCTCGGCCACATTCACGCGCACCACCGAGGACTCCCTCGCGGCGAGCATGGCCAGGGCCGACGTGCTGGTCACCCAGACGGTGGCCGAGCTTGCCAGTTCCGACCCGCGCACCTCCTCCGATGTGCTGATCACCCTGCTGCCGGAGGTGCGGGCTGCCCCCGGGGTGACCGGTGCCGACGTGGAACGGCTCGCGTATGTGGACCTCCGGTTCGGCGAGACCCGCAGTGTGGCGCAGATCGGTGCGGTGCTGGACGAGTCGGTGCGCTGGCAGACCCTCACCTCGGGCCGATGGCCCCAGACACCCACCGAGACCACGATCGACCAGGCGACCGCCGAGTCACTTCCGGCGGCCGAGGGGGACAGCCTGACGGTCGCCGCCGTCGGCTCGGGGGTGAGCCCCACAGCCGTGACGGTCGTGGGCATCACCGCCCAGCAGGCCGCCGGCGTCGGCTCCGGCGGTCCCACCCTCCTGATGCAGGCGAAGGCCCTCAACGATCCGGCCTTGTTCAGCCTGTCGACGTCGATCCTGGTCGCCGGCGATGATGCGGATGCCGTCGCGGCGTCGGTGTCGGACGTCGTGGCCGGAGCGTCAGGCATCCTGGTGCAGACCCGGACAGAGGCCGTCGACGACCAGACCGCCCAACTCTCCGGCAGCGCCACCGTGCTCACGAGCATCCTGATGGCCTTCGCCGCGATCGCCCTGTTCGTGGCGTCCATCGTGATCGCCAACACCTTCCAGGTGCTGGTCAGCCAGCGCACCAGGGAGCTGGCGCTGCTGCGCTGCGTCGGCGCCGGTGCCGGCCAGGTGCGCCGGTTGATCCTGGGCGAGGCCCTGTTGCTGGGTCTGGTGGCCTCAGCGCTCGGGGTGGGCATCGGCGTGGCCGGGGCGGGCATGCTGGCTGAACTCAGCCGGGACGGCGCATCCGGTGTGCACCTCGGCCGGCTCCTGATCGATCCGGCGCTACTGTCCGTCGGGTTCGGGATCGGGGTGCTGCTCACAGTGGGTTCCGCACTCTCCCCGGCGCACCGGGCCACCCGGGTGCGCCCGGTTGCCGCCCTGCGGGCCGTCGCAGCGCCGGCCGGCGTGCGCCAGGGGGTCATCGGTGCGGTCGTGGCCCTGGCCCTCGTCGGGCTCGGCGGAACCGGCCTGTACCTCGGGGCGACCCGGTCGGGCCTGACCCTGGCGGTCGTGTCGGGCGTGGTCAGTTTTCTCGGCATCCTGCTCGCCTCCGCCCTGTTCATCCCGTGGATCGTGAGACTGGTCGGGTCAACGATCGGCTGGACGTCGGTGCCGGCCCGGCTGGCCGCCCGCAACGCCACCCGCAATCCCGCGCGCACGGCGTCGACGGCCGCTGCCCTGCTGGTGGGGGTGACGCTGGTGACGATGATGGTGGTGGGCGTCACGTCGGTGCGCACCTCGATCGGCGACAAGATCGACGAGAAACGCCCAGTCGACCTCACCGTGCAGTCGGTGGACCCGGTGGGGATGACGGCGGAGCAGATCGACGGCATCAGTGCGATGCCCGATGTCCAGGATGCCACCTCGGTGGCCTCGGCCCAGCTCACCATCACCCCGGCCGGCGGAGCGTTCGTGGTGTTGCCGGCTCGCGGCCTCGACTCGGTCGAAGCGCAGCGCGTGGCGCGGTCGCCGGTTCTGCTGCCCGAAGACGGACAACTCCTGCTCAATCCCGCGGACGCCGGCGCCATGCAGGACGGCGAGAACGTGACGGTGACCGGGGATGCCGGCAGCGCCGAGCTGACAGTGGCTTTCGCGGCGACCGCGCCGCGCAAGCAGGCGACGCTGACCAAGACCGACCTGCTCGGACTGGTGGTTACGCCGGTCACCGGGCAGGTGCAGCTCCGGTTGGGCGACGGGATCACCAGCAGTCAGGTGCAGGAGCTGAGCAGTGACATCCTGTCGGTGAGCGAGACGTTCACTGTGGGCGGGGGTGCGCCGGAGCGCACCTATTACGAGCAGATCCTCGACGTGATGCTGCTCATCGTGCTGGCCCTGCTCACGATGGCGGTGGTGATCGCCTGCGTGGGGGTGGCCAACACGATGGCGTTGTCAGTGTACGAGCGGCGCCGCGAGTCCGCGCTGTTGCGCGCCCTCGGCCTGACCCGGGGTCAGCTTCGGACCACCCTGGGAATCGAGGCGACGCTGATCACGGTGGTGGCCGCGGCCTGCGGTGTCGGGCTGGGCGTGCTGTACGCCTGGGCCGGTCTGTCGGCGGTGGCACTGCAGGCGCAGAAACTCGCGTTGACGGTGCATCTGCCATGGACTCAGTTGGGTATCGTCTTGCTGGGGGCGCTGGTGGCCGGTTTGCTGGCCACCGTCGTGCCGGCCAGTGCGGCGGCGCGGCGTTCGCCGGTGGAGAGCCTCAGCTACGAGTAG
- a CDS encoding LON peptidase substrate-binding domain-containing protein, with the protein MSIQGNPPDEPEIPETPAAGVHAGTSGLPMFPLGSVLFPYMPLQLRVFEERYLIMLASILESEPAEFGVVLIERGQEVGGGEHPFSTGTVAQVLELVAPEGFVGLVAQGDRRIEVVQWSQDTPFPQAVVRELPALVWDDALTPLRVLAEQTVRRTLSLASEFTDDAWSANVALSEDPVEAAWQLAGIAPVGPLDQVEMLRSTTMAGLLRSIFDYTEAAADAFRVPSPGDLDTDDLDSDDLDPDDLDSGA; encoded by the coding sequence ATGTCGATACAGGGGAACCCACCCGACGAGCCTGAGATCCCAGAGACCCCGGCCGCCGGTGTGCACGCAGGCACGTCGGGCCTGCCGATGTTCCCGCTCGGCTCCGTGCTCTTTCCGTACATGCCGTTGCAGCTGAGGGTGTTCGAGGAGCGTTACCTCATCATGCTGGCGAGCATCCTGGAATCGGAACCCGCCGAATTCGGGGTTGTCCTCATCGAACGCGGCCAGGAGGTGGGCGGTGGTGAACACCCGTTCAGCACCGGCACCGTCGCGCAGGTGCTCGAGCTGGTGGCGCCGGAGGGGTTCGTCGGCCTCGTAGCGCAGGGTGACCGACGCATCGAGGTTGTCCAGTGGAGTCAGGACACCCCGTTTCCGCAGGCCGTGGTGCGCGAGCTGCCCGCCCTGGTCTGGGACGACGCCCTCACCCCGCTGCGAGTGCTGGCCGAGCAAACCGTGCGCCGCACCCTGTCCCTGGCCAGCGAATTCACCGACGACGCCTGGTCGGCCAATGTCGCCCTATCGGAGGACCCCGTCGAGGCTGCCTGGCAACTAGCCGGCATAGCGCCGGTCGGTCCCCTTGACCAGGTCGAGATGCTGCGGTCTACCACCATGGCCGGCCTGCTGCGGTCCATCTTCGACTACACCGAAGCGGCCGCGGACGCGTTCAGGGTTCCCTCCCCAGGCGACCTGGACACCGACGACCTGGACTCCGACGACCTAGACCCTGACGACCTGGACTCGGGCGCCTGA